The genomic region CGTCTTCTCAAGGCATTATTCGTCTGCCTGTTTACAACTCTGATAGTGAACGTGATGACGCAGCGTGTGCATTCTGCTTGTGACAGAGGCAGACATGAGCGTGGAAGATGAACCAAGGTGCATGAGTGACGACAGCGCCCCGCTATTCGCACTCAGTCTCGCCAGTGCCTTGAAATCATTTGAGAACACCTTGTCCGCTGCAACTACTACATCATCCTTGCCCAACTCACGCTCCACCACTTAAACACCTACACACTACTGTCCACACCTACACAGTAGCACTTCACCAACCTCTCACCCACACCACCAAACATCGCACAGAAACAGCCCGCTTCAACAGCCTGAGGTAGATACCGCCCTCACCATGGCTCCGCCCGCGACCCAGGGCGACTCACTGCAAGAGCGCCTCCTCAAGCTAGCACAGACGCTGCAGTTTGCGTGGTTCGTCGGCCATGTGACATTGCTCCTCTGCACGCTCCGCTACGGCCTCAGTTACATCTTCCTCAAGTACTACAGCCGGTGGGCCCAGTTCAGCTATCGCACCGCCTTCATCGCAGCCGCGGCCACCTACGGCATAGTAGTCTTCAAGGGATACCGCGCACGCGCAAAGTCTGGCAAGCAGCCAAGCAGCCCACTGGCATTGGTCACCGACGAGAATGTGCAGTACCTTGGTAAGCCAGCCGCTGCATGTGAAATGCCCGGGGTAATCACAGCTGCTAACAAGTATTCTTACAGCAATGGCCCTCCTGTGGCTCTTCTCCCGCCAATATCCACTCGCCATGCTCCCATACGCCATCTACAGCGTGTTCCACGTCCTCACCTACACCCGCGGCATCCTCCTGCCAACTCTCCAGCCAGCGCCAGCTGCTGCAGCAGGCCAGAAACCACAATCATCCGGCCTTGCTGAGACCCTCGGCCGCTTCGTGAAGGACTACTATGACGCGAGTATGTCTCTCGTCGCTGGCCTTGAGTTGGCATTGTGGTTCCGCATCCTTGGCTCGGCCATCTTCTTCGTCAAGGGAAGCTGGATCATTCTGGCTCTCTTCACCGTTTTCCTCCGCGCCCGCATCAGCCAGAGCACTTTTGTGCAGGGCATGATCAAGCAGCTCGGTGCTCGCGGTGATGCGCTCACTCAGCGCCAGGATGTTCCGCCAGCTGCTCGCCAAGCCTGGGACACTGCCAAGAACGTGCTTAAGCAGATCCACGACCAGACCGACATGAACCGTTTCGTAGGCGGCGCCCAGCAAGCGCCACCAAAGAAGGCACAGTAAGCCTGACAGAGAAGCGACAAAACGTTGGTCGACTCCAAGGATAACACGAAACATTTGGCCTGATAAGAGCATGACATACACGTGAGATATGACAGCCGCTCTGGTCGAAGGGGTAAACAAGTAGATTATGGCCACAGAGCGGCCATGGATGGACTGGATGAAGCAGTGGATAAGAGTTGCAATCTGGCGCGATCGCCAGGCAAAATTGGTTTGTTACATTACTTTGTTACTTGTAGCGCTTAGCGGGACGTACAGGTATCCTACAAATGACATTGATGTCCATCTGAAGGGCTCTAGTGTTCGAGCCATGGATCGGCAATGTGGTCAGCAGTACGGCGCGTGGGCCTGGTGAACAAGCCATGGATGCCGCTGGGCTTGGAGAAGCTTGTCGTCCTTCAACCTCAACTTCACCTACGTGCTATCAACAACAACACGACCGATTAATACATAGAGTCGTTATCGTCATATCGATATCTTCGACATCAGTGGTGTCAAACTTCAATATCATTGCTCAGCTCAAACGCTTCCAGGATAGCAGTGCTGGGCCTGCTATCCACAATGGCGG from Fulvia fulva chromosome 2, complete sequence harbors:
- a CDS encoding Nucleoporin POM33; translated protein: MAPPATQGDSLQERLLKLAQTLQFAWFVGHVTLLLCTLRYGLSYIFLKYYSRWAQFSYRTAFIAAAATYGIVVFKGYRARAKSGKQPSSPLALVTDENVQYLAMALLWLFSRQYPLAMLPYAIYSVFHVLTYTRGILLPTLQPAPAAAAGQKPQSSGLAETLGRFVKDYYDASMSLVAGLELALWFRILGSAIFFVKGSWIILALFTVFLRARISQSTFVQGMIKQLGARGDALTQRQDVPPAARQAWDTAKNVLKQIHDQTDMNRFVGGAQQAPPKKAQ